The genomic interval GCCTCCTATTTTCAGATACAAAAGGGGACACGACAGGGAtgcctgctatctcctctcttgTTTGCTCTCGCCATGGAGCTTCCTGCACAACACATTCGTCTAAATCTGGACATTAAGGGATATCGTTTGGATACCCATGAACTAAAATTTTGcatatatgcagatgatatgcttttATTCATTACAACACCACTTGTCTCTTTACCAAATCTTATGGATGCCCTCACCCGCTTTGGATCATACTCGGGATTGATCGTAAATCCGCTTAAATCCACTGCTATGCAAATTAATATGTCGACGGATCAGGTGGATTGTTAAAACTTAATTTTGGATTTCAATGGAAACATTCTCATATGACATATTTAGGAATTGCCCTTGTTAGAGACCCAAATAATTTATATCTTAGTAACTACcataaaaaatttgcatctatCAGGAAACTACTGGAGGAGTGGTCCAGGTACCACATATCTTGGATGGGCAGACTCATTGCAGTTCGAATGACAATTCTACCCaagctgctgtatttatttagggccctTTCTGTTAAGGTTCCTCTTTATGCAATCTCACATATACAGCGGATAATAAACAAATTCATATGGGCGAATAGAGGATCAAGAGTTAGTAAATCCACGTTGCATCGCTCCAGTGTTAGTGGTGGACTTAACCTTCCAGACCTGAAATACTATTATTATGCCTCTCAAACCGCAgcatggaactgtgaccccaacaCTGTAAAATGGGTTTTGTTTAAATCTCTTACCACAGCTCCATCCTCACTTAGGGCACTGATGTGGTCTCCAGAATTAAAATCTCACATACCTGACATCAACAATAAAATGATCACACACTCCCTAATACTCTGGCTACTTTGTCGGGATAAGTTTCAACTAATATCACATCCATCTTCTTTACAACCATTATTACTTAATCCTGATTTCCCACCGGGATTGCACCTGGAGGACTTTCAGTGGTGGACCTCATTATGTTTCAATTCCTTAATTAAATTATGCAAGGATGGTAAACCCCTCCCTTTTGAGGCCCTACGTCAGGACCCTCAAATCCCACTTCGGAAACATTTTAGATACCTACGAATACACCACCTTCTCTCTGGCTCTGCCTTTCTACCACATGACTCCAGTCTAACCTTTTATGAAGCTAGAAGTGTgaagaaagttgatccagcgctgcaggtatattgttaaAAAGGAACGTGGTCccaattttattgtatcaaaaagtttaaaattcatggcatccattcattggtgaatggatgccatgactaagagcacttgccgtgcttgaaacgcgtaggcgctgaaATACCTACCCATTTCTGCCTTGATGCCTATATGCACCTGACATCGaattttaaactttttgatacaataaaattggGACCACGTTCCTTTTTAACaacatacctgcagcgctggatcaactttcttcACACTTCTATTCTTtgccgtggaccgttgcggagatccgagcGAGGCCAAGGTGTCAGGCGgcgaactggtgagctggaggtttcctcccccctTTCTTTTATGAAGCTACCTGTCGAGACTTACCAAGGGGAAAAGGGCTGATTTCAGTCTTGTACTCATAACTCAGAAGTGCAACATACAATGGTCCTACTTCATATATGTTAGCTTGGGAAAGAGAACTAGAGACTATACCTGATTCGACCTCGTGATAACAGATATATGATAGAATGGCTACAAGGTGGTACCTTACTCCTGATAGAATAGCCAAATTGTTCCCAGGTAGTTCCGATACTTGTTTTAGAAACTATGGAGAGAGGGGCACTATGGCTCATATTTGGTGGTCCTGTCCAGTAGTACAGACTCATTGGAAAATAATTGAACGCCTAATTAATTCTAAATTACATTTACAAATCAAATTATCCCCTTGGTCGGCATTACTGAACGCAGACATTCCTGATATACCCAAACAAAGTAGAAAATTAACCACACATATTCTATAAGCAGCCAAATGGACCGTAGCAATTAGCTGGAAATCCCTAACTATTACATTTTTGAGGACGCTGAACAAAATTAAAGAGATACATCAATTTCAGAAAATAATTAGTAATCTCGAAAACAGACTTTCAAAATGTGAAGCCCAGTGGATCGGTTGGTCCTCGTAAAAATCGCTTAGAGATTTTTGTTAGCTTCTGTGACTCATTTATACATGAAAGAACAAGAATCTTTACTAAAGATAGCTGCACCGAGTTTTGATTGTTCTCGTTTTAAGTTTGGTTCTTCCTTGCTAGCCTCTACAACCTCGAGCATGATATTCCAGCTTCACCTAGACAAACATTTACTGAGTTTTACTGCATAATAAACTAGGAAGAGGTTATGTGTTTTTCACTAACACCATacataaattttaatgtatcgttATACAATTATCATCATAAGGAAAATGTTTTGGTATTCCTGCAACATATGTTTATGTATCAATCTATCTCACAATGTTCCCTACTGAGAATGCTATCATAGCTCTGCAAAGCTATATATGCTCCCGTCTTGTGGGAATGTCTACTTATTTATCATGTCTTTTTTGTGAAATAAAAgagtttggaaaaaatatatatatataatatagccaTTCACATCAGATGAGActagatcttttttttaaatatttgttggGAACAATTAGAATTGTTATATTAGGGAGATTGGATGCCTGTCCTGTTATGAACCTTGCTAATATAGACATGTCTTATTTGCTGTTGTTTTCTTTAAGAATAACATCACTATCACTTGTTGCTGAGGGTGTTtctttcttttctgtttcctgaatgagactacatttaaaaaaaatatatataattctgtAGAATAAATTATTATCCAAAAATAAACAATGGCACCAACATTATGCTGACTTTATACCATGTAATGAATAACTTGTGAAACAATTGgtagaaaaataaagtaaaaaaaaagttacaattgtTGGTTTTTTCCCCCAGGAACAGTGACTCTCTTGGTTATGGACTATatctggaattgcagctcagcctcattcacacTTATGTCATGCAACCTCTTTAAATTAACACAATATCATGAATTGGGTATATTTATAACTATAAGTAATAATTTTTCTGCAGaagatttgtttatttttaaacaatAGTCTCATATTGTACATATTGCATAATTATAATGGAGCaacgtttttaaaaatatcctagATTGTGAGGCCCCGGGTCCAATGTATCTGATATGATGTAAATTATATAAATGACAATCTAAAGAACAATTTATCTTAATGAATAAAACAGCTCAATTGAATTATCTTGGTTATACATATACttttctgtaaaaattaaaaaatgaataccttacagcttaaaataaaaaatattagaatTGAAATACCTGTTCAATATTGTTGGAAGGCAAATCAGTGTTAGCAAAATCATTTGCTGCTGTTAAGTCTGCAGTGTCTATGAGATTCTCTGTAGGGACGTTCTCCACTGGTTTCAGATAAGCAATTTCATTCTGCTTTGAGTCCATAGTCACACAAACATCATATGAGAATGGAAAAGGTAAACTTGTATCACTGATCTCAGAAGGACATCCCAGGGTGAACTGAGGATACACATTTCTATTATATGCTCCAAATGTAGTTGGAGTATTGTCTTTACTACATTTATAGATGACCATAATGATAACAGTTATAATAAATAAGCAAGAAATCAGACCTATGGATATGACTAGATAGAAAGATACATGGGAGTTTGTGTCTGAATTAGTCGGTTGTCTTCTTATCTCTGGTACAACTTGTTGAAAATTCTCAGCTACAACTAGAGTCAAAGTAACTGTAGATGACAGAGATGGAACTCCATTATCCTTCACCAGAACCACAATTTTTTGCCTTAAGTTATCTGTATCTTGAAGATCTCTCACAATCTTTACTTCACCAGTATGCTGACCAATTCCTAATAATGATGGATCAGGAACTTGTAGTAAGTGGTAAGAGAGCCAGGCATTGTGTCCAGAGTCAGCGTCCACTGCGATCACTTTGGTGACTAGATAACCTTTCTCAGCAGAGTGAGGAATAAATTCATATAATGCTGATCCCTCAGTGTCTGGAGATGGGTAGAGGATCTTAGGAGCATTATCATTCTTATCAATGATACATATCCTCACTGTGACATTACTGCTTAGAGGAGGAGATCCACTGTCTTTAGCCATCACCTGGAACTGAAATTCCCGCAACTGTTCATAGTCAAATGATCTCTGAGCATAGAGAACTCCAGTCATTGAGTGGATGGAAACATATGATGATACTGGGATATTGTCTATGTTGCTGTTCACAATGCTGTATGTCATTTTCCCATTATCACCTTGATCAAGATCTGAAGCAAGAATATTTTGTATTGAAGTGCCAGGTTGATTGTTTTCTATAATGTAGACAATGTAGTTCATTCTCTCAAATACTGGAGCGTTGTCATTCACATCTGAAATAGTCAACTGAATGGTTTTATTGGTAgacagtggaggagatcctttatCCATACATTGAATAGTAACATTATATGCAGAATTTCTTTCTCGGTCCATGCTAGCTGCAGTTACAAGTTTATAGTAGTTGCTGGATGTTGGTAACAGCTGAAAATCTTTTGGGTTTGATATGACACAAAGAATCTCGCCATTCACCCCAGAATCCAAATCACGGACATTAATTATTGCTATAACAGTACCAGCTGGAGAATCTTCTGGAATTGTTGCTGCAAAAGTGGTAACTGTTATATCTGGTGCATTATCATTCACATCAATCACTTGTATGGACACCTTGCAATGTGTGACAAGGCCACCACCATCTTTAGCTTCAACAGTCATTTCATGGgtttctgacatttcatagtcTAACTTTCCTATTATCTTTATCTCTCCTTTTAAAGAATCTATGGAAAATATTCGATTTGCATTTTCAGGAATGTGGCTAAAGGAATAAGACACTAAGCCATTTGTACCTTCATCTTCATCAGTTGCATTTAACTGGACCACTAGAAAACCAATAGGTGCATTCTCAGGTATTTTAAAATGATTTATGTCTTGAGTAAAACTTGGAAAGTTGTCATTAACATCTTGAACGGTGATCTTAATGATGGCAGTGCCAGTTTTAGGAGGATTACACCCATCAGAAGCAGTTAGAATTAATTCATAGAAACTCTGCTTTTCTCTGTCCAATGATCTTTCTAGTATAATTTCTGGATATTTAATTCCATCTTTCATGGTTCTTTCTCCCAGACTAAAGTATTCATTATTACTCAGAGTATAAGTTTGTACTGAATTGGTGCCTAGATCTGGATCTTGTGCATTTCCTAATGGAAACTGTACTCCAGATAGAGCAAATTCACTGATACTTATATCAAAATATTTCTTAGAAAATGTAGGTGCGTTATCATTCACATCCTGGATTTCTATAGAGATTGTGTAAAAAGTCAAAGGATTTTCAATCACAGCTTCTAGGTTTATGAAGCAGTTCAGTTTAACTCCACATAATGTCTCTCTGTCAATTTTATCCGATACAAGTAAATCTCCATTTTCTAAATGAATACTGAAATATTGCTTTGTATCATGAGAAACAATCTGAAATTTTCTAGACACAAGTTCCTTAATATTTAATCCAAGATCTTTTGCCACATTCCCAACTACAGATCCCCTTTTCAGTTCTTCAGGTATTGAGTATTGCAATTGTCCTGAGATATTTCTGAAGCAAAATGAAGAGAAATAGAATAATACTTGCCATATTATTGTCCATTGTGTCCCTCTGTATCTTGTGTTATGTTTCATTTTAAGAAATATAAGTTCTTCTTTTAAAAATTCAGAAGAAAATAGAATTGTACAATCCCAAAACACAAGAGTAGAGCAAATTGCAGGATGCACTGAAGAATGAATGCAGGATTTTCTAGAGATCTGTGCTGTGAGACTTCACTAGTTCCCTCATTCAGCTAGAATATAAAATACTACAGTCCAATGGCGGCACTCAGAGTTTAAATTGAGGTACTACAAGTAACCAGCTAAAAGCAGCTTCTGTTATAATCAATataaatatttttcagacaattgaGCAATTCTCATTATATAATTAGTTACTGCAATTGTCTGctaaaaacatttacattttaacGCCTATAAGTATGATAATTTTATCCCACTATATCAGAGTGAAAACATTGAGTACAATTGAGTACAAATACTTTGTGTCCTATTTATAATTACAGTGAGCAATttgcaagttgttttttttttacataaaatagtCAATGTATCATAAATTATTAAATAAGTACTTTCCTTTAGTATTTAATTTTAAtattcttaaagaggacctgtcagttcttctgacatgtctattttaatatCCTTAAAAGAGGACCGGTCAGATCTAGACATTTCTATATCACTAGTGTTCCACATGAGACAACAAGGATGGATCACCTGTGCTTAGAATTCTGCATCATTCCTCTGTTATActtcctgaaaatgtatgaataaattaacaaccagGTGCCACCATTCCCCTTTTAATAGGTTATGTACCTACACAGTCTCGCACTGACAGGTCCACTTTGAAGTATATCTACTCttacaagaaaaagaaaaatagtaTTGACTATCACTTAAAGCAGTTGTAGGCAACCTATTTTTTATgccgataatttttttttaatgaaatactctgtgtgtcatgcaaacatgaaagtcatataagacaaagTGTTACCACTTATGTGACATAATCCAATAAATCAGGTAATTAAACATACATTTCAGTGTAActcttgtccctgactttctttgcaagaTGATCTCTCTGTGGTGCATACAAGGTTACTGAACACTAGCTGGGggcgtgcacataggagagaccgcggctgCTGAACTCCAGCTAGGTGGAACTGCACACAGGAAAGACCCGAGATATTGAATATCCGTCTAGGGggttgcacataggagagagagctgccaaattttgataactttttcttttacagacaGGTTACTGAACTCCGTCGTTGCAGCGATGATTACCAGGAGACAGAGCGGCGCTTTATTATGCAGTCGGCTTCGCTTAACACCAGGAGAGAGtgcagtgctgcattgtgtgcttgtcAAGTTTTTAGCGgcgacaaacacaatgaagcatTGCTCTCTCACCTGGTGGTCAGCGGCGCCAAGTGGATAATGAagcgcctctctctctccctgtatTTAATGCCACTAATCACGCAACGGTACTGGACACTGAGAGAGGGAAGTGTACCAGCAAACCATAACCCAAGTGCCGGCTGTGGCACTGGTGCCACAGCTTGCTGACCCCTGACCTAAAGCATTGTCAGCAGCTTAGACACAGTAGCTGAACAAAGGcagagcattattttttttttaatccatataTACTTTTTTCTCCCCCTATTGTGCCTTATCTGAATGCCTACGTATGCCTTGTCATGCCCCTGTGTAACTTGTATATTTTGATTCTTTATCCTTCTATCTACcggtttttatatatgtatattttcttTCTCCATGAGGATTGGCTATGTGCTCAGGGCCAATGAATATCTAACCCTGCTGCTCCCCCTCCTTTATTCTCTTTATATCTTTACAATAAAACACTATGTGAGAAGATGCCGTTTTATCCCCCATCTTCCCCcctatcatttattttattttctgttttacacTAGACAGATTTTCAGGTGACTGAGGAGGTTACTGAACATGAACAAAGTACATGTCTGCATGGAATGGGAACTACCGGTTGCTGAAAGTCAGGATGATCCCACTTTTGACTATTAAGATATTGCAAAAGGTTTCATATATTAACATGTGCTACtggtttataaaaaaattataatatagaAGATGTTtaattatgcaaattaggctcttCAACCAAATCCATATGCATGATTAACAAATAATAAACTATGTTTTAAAATCAACAATGCTATCAATGGCAAGCAACATGATATAAAACCACAAATCTTAACTAAAAGAAAGGTGGGTTGAAGCTAGTTTCTTATTCATATAGGATTCAATAATATGGACCAGGATTTCATATAAAATCAGTGCCTATATAATTAAAAAATGGTATGCAGTAACACATCGGGGAAATTTATTAAGGCTGGCGTTTCATACATGCTGGAGTAAGATTCACCTAATCTATTAGGAGGCAAATACCTGTTAATAattt from Rhinoderma darwinii isolate aRhiDar2 chromosome 3, aRhiDar2.hap1, whole genome shotgun sequence carries:
- the LOC142750354 gene encoding protocadherin gamma-B1-like translates to MQNSKHRNISGQLQYSIPEELKRGSVVGNVAKDLGLNIKELVSRKFQIVSHDTKQYFSIHLENGDLLVSDKIDRETLCGVKLNCFINLEAVIENPLTFYTISIEIQDVNDNAPTFSKKYFDISISEFALSGVQFPLGNAQDPDLGTNSVQTYTLSNNEYFSLGERTMKDGIKYPEIILERSLDREKQSFYELILTASDGCNPPKTGTAIIKITVQDVNDNFPSFTQDINHFKIPENAPIGFLVVQLNATDEDEGTNGLVSYSFSHIPENANRIFSIDSLKGEIKIIGKLDYEMSETHEMTVEAKDGGGLVTHCKVSIQVIDVNDNAPDITVTTFAATIPEDSPAGTVIAIINVRDLDSGVNGEILCVISNPKDFQLLPTSSNYYKLVTAASMDRERNSAYNVTIQCMDKGSPPLSTNKTIQLTISDVNDNAPVFERMNYIVYIIENNQPGTSIQNILASDLDQGDNGKMTYSIVNSNIDNIPVSSYVSIHSMTGVLYAQRSFDYEQLREFQFQVMAKDSGSPPLSSNVTVRICIIDKNDNAPKILYPSPDTEGSALYEFIPHSAEKGYLVTKVIAVDADSGHNAWLSYHLLQVPDPSLLGIGQHTGEVKIVRDLQDTDNLRQKIVVLVKDNGVPSLSSTVTLTLVVAENFQQVVPEIRRQPTNSDTNSHVSFYLVISIGLISCLFIITVIIMVIYKCSKDNTPTTFGAYNRNVYPQFTLGCPSEISDTSLPFPFSYDVCVTMDSKQNEIAYLKPVENVPTENLIDTADLTAANDFANTDLPSNNIEQVTFGDLGLDEAGPAGGVIF